A section of the Pseudobacteriovorax antillogorgiicola genome encodes:
- a CDS encoding pyridoxal-phosphate-dependent aminotransferase family protein, which produces MSIQQAPQVKSLNPPRRVLMGPGPSDVSDRVREAMAKPLVGHLDPEFLSIMDDNQSMLRYVFQTNNELTIPISATGSAGMEACIVNLIQEGDKILIGVNGVFGKRMADVAERAGAEVVTIEKPWGEVFSLAEVKNAWQTHKPKFLGLVHGETSTGALQPLDGIGELVHGDDGFLIVDAVTSLAGVPVMVDEWGIDAVYSGSQKCLSCPPGLAPVSFSQRAADVLSSRKSKVQSWYLDLSMVMGYWGGERAYHHTAPVSMNYGLHAALQQICEEGLETRWQRHDNLHRCLAAGLEGLGLQFMADKAHRLPQLNAVAIPDGVDDAKVRRRLLQDFNIEIGGGLGAFKGKVWRIGLMGDACGKNQVLTLLGALEYCLKGEGQKVGAGAGVGPASDMMLELGI; this is translated from the coding sequence ATGTCAATCCAACAAGCTCCACAGGTAAAGTCGCTCAACCCACCTCGCCGAGTTCTTATGGGACCTGGGCCTAGCGATGTTTCCGATCGGGTTCGGGAAGCTATGGCAAAGCCACTTGTAGGGCACCTTGACCCCGAGTTTTTAAGCATAATGGATGATAATCAGTCAATGCTTCGCTATGTTTTTCAAACAAACAATGAGCTGACGATCCCGATTAGTGCCACTGGCTCCGCCGGAATGGAAGCTTGCATTGTGAATCTAATCCAAGAAGGCGACAAAATCCTAATTGGAGTCAACGGCGTTTTTGGCAAGAGAATGGCCGATGTGGCGGAACGGGCAGGGGCAGAAGTTGTCACCATTGAAAAGCCCTGGGGCGAAGTCTTCTCATTGGCAGAGGTAAAGAATGCTTGGCAAACTCACAAGCCTAAGTTTTTAGGACTTGTACATGGGGAAACTTCAACTGGTGCATTGCAGCCTTTAGATGGCATTGGTGAACTCGTTCATGGAGACGATGGATTTTTGATTGTCGACGCAGTGACCTCGCTGGCAGGGGTGCCTGTGATGGTTGATGAGTGGGGAATCGATGCGGTGTACAGCGGATCGCAGAAGTGCCTTAGCTGTCCTCCTGGGTTAGCACCAGTTTCCTTTAGTCAGCGAGCGGCTGATGTCTTGAGTTCACGGAAGAGTAAGGTACAAAGCTGGTATCTCGACTTAAGTATGGTCATGGGCTATTGGGGAGGAGAACGGGCCTATCATCATACAGCTCCCGTGTCGATGAACTACGGTTTGCATGCAGCCTTGCAGCAGATCTGTGAGGAAGGATTGGAGACTCGTTGGCAACGGCACGACAATCTTCACCGTTGCCTCGCTGCAGGCTTGGAGGGCTTAGGCTTACAGTTCATGGCTGACAAAGCTCATCGGCTTCCACAATTGAACGCGGTGGCTATTCCTGATGGTGTAGATGATGCGAAAGTGCGAAGGCGTCTGCTACAAGATTTCAACATTGAAATCGGAGGGGGACTAGGTGCGTTTAAAGGCAAGGTCTGGAGAATTGGTTTGATGGGGGATGCCTGCGGGAAGAATCAGGTTCTCACTTTGTTAGGGGCCCTTGAGTACTGCTTGAAAGGCGAAGGTCAGAAAGTTGGGGCTGGTGCAGGGGTCGGCCCAGCATCTGACATGATGTTAGAGCTTGGTATATAA